TTACCGTTCATCGTGCAATTGTGGGCTACGCCTCCCGCCAGGCACAAGCGCTTCATGCCCGTCGCTTCGCGATGATGCCGCAGGATATGAAAGATGATCCGCTCCAGCGCTTCCTGCAGCGAAGCGCTGATGTCTCGATGCTGCTGCGTGAATGCCATCCCCTTTCGCCGGACCTGGATACTGCGGATCAAGGCCGGGCCGATTCGATCCAGATGTACCCGATAACCACCATTGTCCAACAATTCGTAGAGCTGCGCGAAGAGCTCGCGATAGGGAGCAGGGTCACCATAGGGGGCAAGCCCCATCACTTTGTACTCGTCGAACAACCCGTAGCCGAGATAACGGATCGTCTCGAGATAGAACAGCCCCAGAGAGTTATGTTCTGGAAAGCTTACGAGTTGCGAAATTTCGGTGCCAGACCCCACCGCCAGCAGACCTGAGAGAAAGTCCCCGCCGCCGTCGACCGCAAAGATCAGGCTTTGCTCAAATCCAGACATGGCAAATGCGCTCGCGGCATGCGCTTCATGGTGATTTACGAAGGACACGCGCGACGCATCGACGTCGGTGCCGAATTCCCTTGCCAACAAGTGGCGTAGCAACAGTTTGGCGTCCAACGGCACTGGCTGAGAAACAAACAGCCGCTCCAGCATGGTATTGCAGTAGGCTTCAGTCGCGTAGAACGCGATGCGGTCGATCTCGCCTAGCTCAACTCCTGCAGTCGAAAGGCAGTATCGGATCGAGTTGCTTGGGAACTTGTTGGAGTGCTTGACTCGATTGAGGCGCTCCTCTTCGACAGCAGCAAGCACACGGCCATCCCGCACGAGCACCGCAGCGCCATCGTGCAGAAATGTATTGGGCAGCTCGGGCGAGTTCTGATAGATTCTGTCCAGACCGCCACTCACTCCGAGACACAACATTCCGCTCTCCATTTAATCATGACAGGAAGGCCAATCGCCCTCCCAACTAAATCGTCTGTACCGTCACGCTCCTCGGCCACGCGGGCCAGGCAGAACAACCAATGCTCTTGCGAAGTCCGCCCCGGCGCCGAGCCGGCTCCGCCTGTTTAGGTGCTCGGCGTTCCCGCACCGTTCGACCGATCCGGCGGCGTACGCCCGGCTTGTTATAAAGCCATTGCGACTGCTCCTGTCGCAGCTCACGCTGCCTCAACCAAGACAGAGCATTGCGAACTCCGTCAACGCAGCAGACGGCGCCGAAACAATGCCGTCGACACAAAGAAAGGTAATACCGCGTACATGCAGAGCGCACCGACGTGGAAGGCAGCGCCGGCGCTGGCCGGGCGCTCCAGCATCACCGGACGAATGAGATCGACCGAATGCGCCAACGGCAACAAGCCGGCGACCTGCTGAAAAGAGCTCGGCAGTTGGCTCATCGGAAAGACTGCGCCACACAGAAACACCATCGGTGTCAGGATTAGCGTCTGGTAAAACACGAAGTAGTCGTAACTTGGAGCAAGAGATATGACGACCATCGCCAGACTTGCGAAGACAAGGCCGGTCAAGGCCACCATCGGCATCGCATACAAAATGGACGCCCAGGATGCATAACCCAGCGTCGCAGCGACAATTCCGATTGCGGTTCCGGCCAGAACGGACTTACTGGCCGCCCACACCAATTCGCCCAGAACGACGTCGCCAAGCGTGAGTTGTGTGGACAGGATTGCTTCCCAGGTACGCTTGGCATCCATCCGAGCAAAGGTTGCATACATGGTTTCAAAGGTCGCGGACGTCATGGCGCTGGTCGCGACCATGCCAGCCGCCAGAAACGCGATGTACGAAGTCCCGTCAACGCGGCCCACGATTAGCCCAAGACCAAAGCCAAGGCCGAACAGGTTGGTTATGGGATCTGCGAGGTTGCCGAGAACAGATGCGAGTGCGACTTTCCTCCATGCCAGAAAGTTTCGACGCCATACCGCGATCCAGTTGTACGCGTTAGCCGGCATCAACGCCGCATAACTTTCACCCATCGCTCATTTCTCCATCTCGCGCCCGGTCAGCCGCAAGAACACGTCCTCGAGATTCGGCGGCCGCTGCAGAATGCGAAGGCCCGCTCGGCCGCGCAGCTGCACACGTACCTGCTCCGGATAGGGCGCAAAGCAAAACAGCGTCTCTCCACTCACTTCGATGTGCCGAGCATAAGGCCTGAGTGGTTCAACGAACTCATGTGGATCACAGCCATAGATCTCGACCACGTCGCATCCGATATGCTCGGCGATCAAGGCGTCCGGCTTTCCTTCGGCGATCTTGCGTCCACTCTCGAGCACGCAAAGCCGATCACATAGGCGTTCGGCTTCTTCCATGAAGTGCGTGGTGAGCAGGATTGTCTTGCCACGCGCAAGCAGAACGCGCAAACGTTCCCAGATCAGGTGGCGCGCGTGCGGATCCAGGCCGGTCGTGGGCTCGTCCATCACGAGAAGATGCGGATCATTGATCAGGGCACGCGCCAGTGTCAGCCGACGCTTCATGCCGCCCGACAGAAGCGCGACGCGCACGTCCGCCTTGCTTTCGAGCCGCGCAAACGCGAGCAACGAGGGTACGATCGTCTCGATCTTGCGAGCACTCATGCCGAAGTAGCGGCCAAATACCAGCAGGTTCTCGCGTACGGTGAATTCGAGCTCGAGATTATCGAACTGCGGCACAACGCCAATCCGCACACGTGCCACACGAGCGCGTGACGGCACAGGCTCATTGAGGACTGTAATCTTGCCCGCGTCCGGCGAGATCATCCCGAGCAGCATGCGGGCGATCGTACTCTTGCCGGCCCCATTCGGCCCGAGCAGGCCGAAGCATTCTCCGCGCGCGACCGAGAACGAAAGCTCATCGACGATGATCTTATCGCCAAATGACTTTCTTACGCCGGCAAGG
This Bradyrhizobium sp. CCBAU 53421 DNA region includes the following protein-coding sequences:
- a CDS encoding ABC transporter permease — encoded protein: MGESYAALMPANAYNWIAVWRRNFLAWRKVALASVLGNLADPITNLFGLGFGLGLIVGRVDGTSYIAFLAAGMVATSAMTSATFETMYATFARMDAKRTWEAILSTQLTLGDVVLGELVWAASKSVLAGTAIGIVAATLGYASWASILYAMPMVALTGLVFASLAMVVISLAPSYDYFVFYQTLILTPMVFLCGAVFPMSQLPSSFQQVAGLLPLAHSVDLIRPVMLERPASAGAAFHVGALCMYAVLPFFVSTALFRRRLLR
- the nodI gene encoding nodulation factor ABC transporter ATP-binding protein NodI, which codes for MNMSTAIDLAGVRKSFGDKIIVDELSFSVARGECFGLLGPNGAGKSTIARMLLGMISPDAGKITVLNEPVPSRARVARVRIGVVPQFDNLELEFTVRENLLVFGRYFGMSARKIETIVPSLLAFARLESKADVRVALLSGGMKRRLTLARALINDPHLLVMDEPTTGLDPHARHLIWERLRVLLARGKTILLTTHFMEEAERLCDRLCVLESGRKIAEGKPDALIAEHIGCDVVEIYGCDPHEFVEPLRPYARHIEVSGETLFCFAPYPEQVRVQLRGRAGLRILQRPPNLEDVFLRLTGREMEK